A single Malaclemys terrapin pileata isolate rMalTer1 chromosome 3, rMalTer1.hap1, whole genome shotgun sequence DNA region contains:
- the LOC128834889 gene encoding interleukin-17F-like codes for MAFARHPSLFRTLLLMLILGLSAKNSAHGRAVRTEPNKEGGSNERVSDGCPPQKNSRFPLSVKVNIHISSSSHAIRVAHDVRNRSISPWDYSITKDPNRFPEVIAEAKCRHSSCVNALGQEDYSMNSVPIQQEILVLRREQKGCQHAYQLEKQLITVGCTCVLPVLRHQS; via the exons TTCAGGACACTGCTGCTAATGCTGATCCTGGGGCTCTCGGCTAAGAATTCAGCCCATGGCAGGGCGGTACGGACTGAACCCAACAAGGAAGGAGGCTCTAATGAGAGAGTGAGCGACGGCTGCCCGCCCCAAAAGAATTCCAGATTCCCTCTAAGTGTGAAAGTCAACATACACATCAGCAGCTCCAGTCATGCAATCAGAGTGGCTCATGATGTCAGGAACCGGTCTATATCTCCTTGGGATTACAG CATTACCAAGGATCCCAACCGGTTCCCCGAAGTGATCGCTGAGGCCAAGTGTCGCCATTCAAGCTGCGTGAATGCCTTGGGGCAGGAGGACTACAGCATGAACTCTGTCCCCATCCAGCAGGAGATCCTCGTTCTCCGACGGGAGCAGAAAGGCTGCCAGCACGCCTACCAGCTGGAGAAGCAGCTCATCACCGTAGGCTGTACCTGCGTTCTGCCTGTTCTCCGACATCAGTCCTAA